One region of Plasmodium gaboni strain SY75 chromosome 6, whole genome shotgun sequence genomic DNA includes:
- a CDS encoding putative EGF-like membrane protein, whose amino-acid sequence MFRFYQLIIGLLLIFYFLEKYNIIFCKDCVNPHNCKHDCYVLEDNKQLCLCNENEKGIDCKETWNVCEKDCNIYGMNESCSMALCKTGKCVPTSDKPYYKCECGDFFKGKNCEIENNPCSFPETNPCLNGTCIFIMKLNRIICKCNNGWTQKNMQSATMLNWGNEKVEVPPPCDEQIRKGLSKYVIYHTPVTYAMWWIIYIISVLVLFLCCCNVCFEFFSNSLLSYFSVFKGTKKD is encoded by the exons ATGTTTAGATTTTATCAATTGATTATAGGGctattattaattttttattttcttgagaaatataatattatcttttGTAAAGATTGTGTTAACCCACATAACTGTAAACATGATTGTTACGTATTAGAAGATAATAAACAATTATGTTTATGTAATGAGAATGAGAAAGGAATTGATTGTAAAGAAACATGGAATGTTTGTGAAAAGGATTGTAATATATACGGCATGAATGAATCATGTTCTATGGCTTTATGTAAGACGG GAAAATGTGTACCTACGAGTGATAAACCATACTATAAATGCGAATGTGGAGATTTTTTCAAAGGAAAAAATTGCgaaattgaaaataatcCTTGCTCATTTCCTGAAACAAATCCTTGTTTAAATGGAACTTgcatatttattatgaaatTGAACAGAATTATTTGCAAATGTAATAATGGATGGacacaaaaaaatatgcaAAGTGCAACCATGTTAAACTGGGGAAACGAAAAGGTGGAAGTTCCCCCACCATGTGACG agCAAATTCGAAAAGGACTATCCAAATATGTGATTTATCATACACCTG ttACGTATGCCATGTGGTGGATCATATACATAATTAGTGTGTTGGTTTTATTCCTTTGTTGCTGCAATGTATGCTTTGAATTTTTTTCGAATTCACTGTTAAGTTATTTTTCAGTATTTAAAGGGACAAAAAAAGATTGA
- a CDS encoding ferredoxin--NADP reductase produces the protein MKIHLVLILPVLIRGVCCIIKNVSSSVSNHMTAHSPFLFVHNKYKRNRNFKLKNNKDENNFINIYTVKNPLKCKVVDKINLVRPNSPNEVYHLEINHNGLFKYVEGHTCGIIPYYNEHDNKTNKEINKDNNIINTNNNNTINNNTINNNISAINIKKQLCARLYSISSSNNTENLSVAVKIHKYKQKENDSNITNYGYCSGFIKNLKINDDIYLTGAHGYFNLPNDAIQKNTNFIFIATGTGISPYISFLKKLFAYDHNNINNRNSNYTGHITIYYGVYNEDSILYLNELEYFQKMYPNNINIHYVFSYKQNSDATSFYVQDEIYKRKTEFLNLFNNYKCELYICGHKSIRYKVMDILKSDDQFDANKKKRVHVEVY, from the coding sequence ATGAAAATTCATCTTGTTCTTATCTTGCCTGTGTTAATACGTGGAGTGTGTTGcataattaaaaatgtttCAAGTAGTGTATCTAATCATATGACAGCCCACTCACCATTCCTTTTTGTgcataataaatacaaaaggaatagaaattttaaattgaaaaataataaagacgagaataattttataaatatatatactgTCAAGAATCCATTAAAATGTAAAGTTGTagataaaattaatttagTAAGACCAAATTCACCTAATGAAGTTTATCATTTAGAAATAAATCATAATGGTCTCTTTAAATATGTAGAAGGCCATACATGTGGCATCATACCTTATTATAATGAACatgataataaaacaaataaagaaattaataaagataataatataataaatacaaataataataatacaattaataataatacaattaataataatatatctgcaattaatattaaaaaacaATTATGTGCTAGATTATATTCTATATCTTCTAGTAATAATACTGAGAATTTGTCAGTTGCTgtaaaaatacataaatataaacaaaaagaaaatgacTCAAATATTACAAATTATGGTTATTGTTCAggttttataaaaaatttaaaaattaatgatgatatatatttaacaGGTGCACATGgatattttaatttacCTAATGATGctatacaaaaaaatacaaattttatttttattgcAACAGGAACAGGTATCTCTCcatatatttcatttttaaaaaaattatttgcatatgatcataataatataaataatagaAATAGTAATTATACTGGTCATATAACTATTTATTATGGAGTTTATAATGAAGACTccattttatatttaaacGAACTTgaatattttcaaaaaatgtatcctaacaatataaatatacattatGTTTTTTCCTATAAACAAAACTCCGATGCCACAAGTTTTTATGTGCAAgatgaaatatataaaaggaAAACAGAATTCTTAAatctttttaataattataaatgtgaattatatatatgtggTCATAAATCAATCAGATATAAAGTTATGGATATTTTGAAAAGTGATGACCAATTTGATGcaaacaaaaagaaaagagTTCACGTTGAGGTGtattaa